ctcccttaccctttcattacttactcgatcaaaccacctcacactacatattgtcctcaaacatctcatttctagcacacccaccctcctctgcacaaatctatctatagcccatgtctcgcaaccatttaacattgttagaaccactattccttcaaacatacccatttttgctttccaagataactttctcgactttcacacattcttcaacgctcccagaactttcgccccctcccctatcctatgattcacttccgctttcatggttccatccgctgccaaatccacacccagatacctaaaacacttcacttcctccagtttttctccattcaaacttacctcccaattgacttgaccctcaaccctactgtacctaataaccttgctcttattcacatttactctcagctttcttctttcacacactttgccaaactcagtcaccagcttctgcagtttctcacccaaatcagccaccagcactgtatcatcaacgaacaacaactgactcactaccccaagctctctcatccagaacagactgcatacttgcccctctttccaaaactcttgcattcacctccctaacaaccccatccattaacaaattaaataaccatggagacatcacgcacccttgccgcaaaccaacattcactgagaaccaatcactttcttctcttcctacacatacacatgccttacatcctcgataaaaacttttcactgcttctaacaacttgcctcccacaccatatattcttcataccttccacagagcatctctatcaactctatcatatgccttctccagatccataaatgctacatacaaatccatttgcttttctaagtatttctcacatacattcttcaaagcaaacacctgatccacacatcctctaccacttctgaaaccacactgctcttccccagtctgatgctctgtacatgccttcaccctcttaatcaataccctcccagtaaattttccaggaatactcaacaaacttatacctctgtaatttgagcacccacttttagcccctttgcctttgtacaatggcactgtgcatgcattccgctaatccaggcacctcaccatgagtcatacaaacattagataatcttaccaaccagtctacaatacagtcacccacttttttaataaattccactgtaataccatcaacccgctgccttgccagctttcatcttctgcaaagcttttactacctctctctgtttatcaaatgattctccctaaccctctcactttgcacaccacctcaaccaaaacaccctatttctgccattctatcatccaacacattcaacaaaccttcaaaatactcactccatctccttctcacatcaccactatttgttatcaccttcccattagcccccttcactgatgttcccatttgttcccttgtcttatgcactttatttacctccttccacaacatcttttaattctccctaaaatctaatgatactctctcaccccaactctcatttgtcctctttttccacctcttgcaccttttcttgacctcctgcctctttcttttatacatctcccagtcatttgcatatatatatatatatatatatatatatatatatatatatatatatatatatatatatatatatatatatatatatgtatattttttttttctattatacttgattgccgtctcATTAATTAGATCTCTTTCCATGTGTAGCCACATGTTATTAATGTGAATGAAGCTCTTACAATATATCCTTTCTTTCACAGACCCAGCGGCCTGAGCAGAGCGTCATGCAGGCACTGGAGAGCCTTAACGATGGCCAGGTAAgtcccttactctcacctttgacacacacacacacacacacacacacacacacacacacacacacacactggtaacaTGTGCTCTTTAGGGATGTTTTAAGAGATTGATGGAGTTAGTGGGACAGAACATGCTGATATTAATAGAGAAGGCTGACTCTCATTTAGTCTAGGAATAAGATGAGCCTCTGTTTTTGAACTTAGATACTGTAAGTAGTTTTTGCATGCATCAGTATCTTTTTCTTATCCTTTGAATGCCTCATGACACTTTTAGGGTCTTCTGTCCCTGGCTGGTGCTTCTGTAAGTTcctgtgtagatgtgtgtgtatgtagtaatACAGATAAGTAAACTTCATCATAATTGCTACTTATTCTACAACCACTGGACTTCCTCACCCAGCTACATCTTTTACATCCTGCCTAAATACCATCTTATCTCCTGGCCTACCACCAAATTTCTTTCCCTATTCACTTTACCTGTTACTCTACAGTACTACATTGCCTTTTGTCACAGTAAGCTATCGTCGAGCTGTAGGTGAAAACAGGTGCATTAAAATATTTTTTACACACTTCAGCTTCATCACTACCATTTTCAAGTAACTTGTAAACGTAAAAATATGATGTGTTGCTAATGATCCGAATTTTAAGATGAATATGGTGGATGAtttatttcttctcttccaggttaaTGACTTCCTAACAGGCAAAGCTCCACTGAATCTGACAATGCGCCTTGGGGACCATATGATGCTTATCCAACTCCAGCTGTCCACAGTTTCACCTGGTGGCTCAAGGAAGACCCGCCTCCAACCCACACACAGCCAttctcacacacatacccatgcacacactcatgcacatgCGCATtctcacacacataaccacacgcACACTCATAATCACTCTCATAACCATGACCATGGAGGAGCTGCtcgcacatccacacacacccaccctctcacgCCACCCTatacccctcacaccacctgttCAGGATACTCTCCTGTGCACACAGCTCATGTGTCTAGCCAGTCCACAATACCAGCCTCCATGACCATCAACCCTAGTCAAACTATGTCCTCTACTTCCACAGCATCTAACACACCCACTAGGGCAAACTCCCCGTCCTCTCCATCTTCcttatcttcctcatcttcttctccttcctccacatcagcaacacttcataatcatcaacataatcttttacaccatcaccatcttcatcactatAGTATGGGCTGTGGGTCCCcgtcatcccctccacctccatacTTAGCCActcccccacatcaccaccatcaccaccaccatcatcaccggcCAACGCCAGGCTCTCCATCCACCCCAAATagccccacctcctcttcctcaagtgGGTCAAATTCTAGCTCACCATCAGGTTTTGGATATGATGGTGAACTCCCTGTCAGAGGGTGTCCACACAGGGGGGAGGATACTGACCCCAGAGCCTCCTTAGACACCAAGGCATTAGCCGAGGCTTCACGTAATCTAACTCAGACACTAAAGCAGCTCTCTTCAGAAGTCCTAACATCAAAGCCAGAGCCAAAGGAGGTGAGACAATAATGTTTTTTAATCATTAATTTCtgttccttgcctatggatttgTGTTTTGTTGGATTCTGCAAGCTTTGAATGTGCTCTCATTCATTTTAAAAATGTTATATTTGTatgaaaggaaattttcattttatcCTGTATTAGTTCATCTTTGTGGCTTGGTTTTATAAGTGGATATAAAGCACTAGAATATTTCATTCTTGAATTTACTAAGTTGGATGCTATTTTATAGGACACTGTTACTCCTCATGAGGTGGCTGCAGCATCTCTCGGCTCTCTgggtggtaacagcagcagtagtagcagtagcactgGTAATGGCAGCAGCagtgggagcagcagcagcagcagcagtagtagtaacagcagcaacagcggcaGTGGCGGGTTTAGCAACAACtcaagtagcagcagcaacagcagcagcaataataGCTTTGGTGGCGTTAGGAAACAGGGAGCCATAATTGAGAGTATGCATCACCATGGCAAAGGGGTATACTCAGGCACTTTCTCAGGTAATGATTCTCTTTTTTAATGTTGAAAACTTTTGGTATTGTCAAAGGACCTTAAGATGCTGTAGATTAGTATTGCCAATATTTTAGTAAGCACTGATGTACAACATCAGGATTCCAAAGGGATTTTTGTTCACATGGTATATGCAGCTTACTTTCAGCTTCTTAGGATAATTTCTGACTGCTTCAAAATCATCCCCAGGAGTGTCACCACTTACATGATATGCTGACAGTTTCACTTAATAAAATGTTCAGACTGATCATAAATATCACCAAAAGTGTCCACACATGAACTCTCACCATATTCTTTATATCTTTGatgttttatttttgtgtgtaGGGCTGGCTAACTAGTGACATAATGGTGATTTTGATATTTCATCCTGAAACTTAAAGGTCTTTAAGGATTTTCTGTAACATTGCTTATGCTACaagatttcttatttcattttttttattttatttttactttgtcgcagtctcccgcgttagtgagctagcttaaggaaacagacgaa
This portion of the Panulirus ornatus isolate Po-2019 chromosome 48, ASM3632096v1, whole genome shotgun sequence genome encodes:
- the stx gene encoding uncharacterized protein stx isoform X3, translating into MQALESLNDGQVNDFLTGKAPLNLTMRLGDHMMLIQLQLSTVSPGGSRKTRLQPTHSHSHTHTHAHTHAHAHSHTHNHTHTHNHSHNHDHGGAARTSTHTHPLTPPYTPHTTCSGYSPVHTAHVSSQSTIPASMTINPSQTMSSTSTASNTPTRANSPSSPSSLSSSSSSPSSTSATLHNHQHNLLHHHHLHHYSMGCGSPSSPPPPYLATPPHHHHHHHHHHRPTPGSPSTPNSPTSSSSSGSNSSSPSGFGYDGELPVRGCPHRGEDTDPRASLDTKALAEASRNLTQTLKQLSSEVLTSKPEPKEDTVTPHEVAAASLGSLGGNSSSSSSSTGNGSSSGSSSSSSSSSNSSNSGSGGFSNNSSSSSNSSSNNSFGGVRKQGAIIESMHHHGKGVYSGTFSGTLNPALQDRQGRPKRDISTIIHILNDLLCATPQYRRHSTSISVSTSTPTTIRNRNNGGNAKRGTQQMSDVSTSGLQSQDSMTDAYGRKSADSAQNVDQVLTDSGDENQAMRTKVEQLRMIMEQRRARRKARRDARARPYPHTAASWSTDTSVPTVVTTSGTAATSTTQAMDVDSGKADGADPTTLCELNSETVVA
- the stx gene encoding midnolin isoform X2; protein product: MERGGGGSSSGGGSGLGEDNRCACGRTLQMVGVHVTPTTGGQFELRVASTDSIEFLRRLVSKRLRVPKERICLLYRDRHLREGTLEENSILDGARITLLPSVETGLLTQRPEQSVMQALESLNDGQVNDFLTGKAPLNLTMRLGDHMMLIQLQLSTVSPGGSRKTRLQPTHSHSHTHTHAHTHAHAHSHTHNHTHTHNHSHNHDHGGAARTSTHTHPLTPPYTPHTTCSGYSPVHTAHVSSQSTIPASMTINPSQTMSSTSTASNTPTRANSPSSPSSLSSSSSSPSSTSATLHNHQHNLLHHHHLHHYSMGCGSPSSPPPPYLATPPHHHHHHHHHHRPTPGSPSTPNSPTSSSSSGSNSSSPSGFGYDGELPVRGCPHRGEDTDPRASLDTKALAEASRNLTQTLKQLSSEVLTSKPEPKEDTVTPHEVAAASLGSLGGNSSSSSSSTGNGSSSGSSSSSSSSSNSSNSGSGGFSNNSSSSSNSSSNNSFGGVRKQGAIIESMHHHGKGVYSGTFSGTLNPALQDRQGRPKRDISTIIHILNDLLCATPQYRRHSTSISVSTSTPTTIRNRNNGGNAKRGTQQMSDVSTSGLQSQDSMTDAYGRKSADSAQNVDQDSGDENQAMRTKVEQLRMIMEQRRARRKARRDARARPYPHTAASWSTDTSVPTVVTTSGTAATSTTQAMDVDSGKADGADPTTLCELNSETVVA
- the stx gene encoding midnolin isoform X1; the encoded protein is MERGGGGSSSGGGSGLGEDNRCACGRTLQMVGVHVTPTTGGQFELRVASTDSIEFLRRLVSKRLRVPKERICLLYRDRHLREGTLEENSILDGARITLLPSVETGLLTQRPEQSVMQALESLNDGQVNDFLTGKAPLNLTMRLGDHMMLIQLQLSTVSPGGSRKTRLQPTHSHSHTHTHAHTHAHAHSHTHNHTHTHNHSHNHDHGGAARTSTHTHPLTPPYTPHTTCSGYSPVHTAHVSSQSTIPASMTINPSQTMSSTSTASNTPTRANSPSSPSSLSSSSSSPSSTSATLHNHQHNLLHHHHLHHYSMGCGSPSSPPPPYLATPPHHHHHHHHHHRPTPGSPSTPNSPTSSSSSGSNSSSPSGFGYDGELPVRGCPHRGEDTDPRASLDTKALAEASRNLTQTLKQLSSEVLTSKPEPKEDTVTPHEVAAASLGSLGGNSSSSSSSTGNGSSSGSSSSSSSSSNSSNSGSGGFSNNSSSSSNSSSNNSFGGVRKQGAIIESMHHHGKGVYSGTFSGTLNPALQDRQGRPKRDISTIIHILNDLLCATPQYRRHSTSISVSTSTPTTIRNRNNGGNAKRGTQQMSDVSTSGLQSQDSMTDAYGRKSADSAQNVDQVLTDSGDENQAMRTKVEQLRMIMEQRRARRKARRDARARPYPHTAASWSTDTSVPTVVTTSGTAATSTTQAMDVDSGKADGADPTTLCELNSETVVA